In a genomic window of Aeromonas veronii:
- a CDS encoding DMT family transporter has translation MIKDQKKAYQYALSAVALWSTVATAFKISLSYFAPVQLLLVAALTSTLLLGSIVLKQGKLPLLCSYLRSRPLYYLMLGVMNPFLYYLLLFKAYDLLPAQQAQTLSYTWAITLTLLSVPFLGQTLRRRDGVAIVLGYFGALVIATKGDVFGLHFENPFGVALVLLSTLIWASYWILNTRNQGDPVVSLLLGFIISLPFIVLATWLLADFQLTAWQGWLGAIYVGIIEMGFGFVLWLMAMRHATNTAPISNLIFISPFASLVLLHLLVGEAIHPATPIGLGLIVAALLIQQLRYGKRYRKAAAITPEKVV, from the coding sequence ATGATCAAAGATCAAAAGAAAGCCTACCAGTACGCGCTCAGCGCCGTGGCCCTCTGGTCCACTGTGGCAACGGCCTTCAAAATATCCCTCTCCTATTTCGCTCCGGTGCAACTGCTGCTGGTTGCAGCGCTGACCTCGACCCTGCTGCTGGGCTCCATCGTGCTCAAGCAGGGTAAACTGCCGCTACTCTGCAGCTATTTGCGCAGTCGCCCGCTCTATTACCTGATGCTGGGGGTGATGAATCCCTTCCTCTATTACCTGCTGCTATTCAAAGCCTATGATTTGCTGCCAGCACAGCAGGCACAGACCCTCAGCTACACCTGGGCCATCACCCTCACGCTGCTCTCTGTGCCATTCCTCGGTCAGACCCTGCGCCGCCGCGATGGGGTGGCGATCGTGCTGGGTTATTTCGGGGCCCTGGTGATTGCCACCAAGGGCGATGTCTTTGGGTTGCATTTTGAAAATCCCTTTGGGGTCGCGCTGGTGCTGCTCTCGACCCTTATCTGGGCCAGTTACTGGATCCTCAATACCCGCAATCAGGGGGACCCCGTCGTCAGCCTGCTGCTTGGTTTCATTATCAGCCTCCCCTTCATCGTACTCGCCACCTGGCTGCTGGCCGACTTCCAGCTGACCGCCTGGCAAGGCTGGCTGGGCGCCATCTATGTCGGGATCATCGAGATGGGGTTTGGCTTCGTACTCTGGCTGATGGCGATGCGCCATGCCACCAACACGGCTCCCATCAGCAACCTCATCTTTATTTCTCCTTTTGCCTCGCTAGTCTTGCTCCACCTGCTGGTCGGCGAGGCGATCCATCCCGCCACCCCCATCGGGCTGGGATTGATCGTGGCAGCCCTGCTGATCCAGCAACTGAGATATGGCAAGCGCTATCGCAAGGCGGCCGCTATCACGCCGGAAAAAGTAGTCTGA
- the rplD gene encoding 50S ribosomal protein L4, with translation MELVMKDAKSALEVSETTFGREFNEALVHQVVVAYAAGARQGTRAQLTRSEVSGGGKKPWRQKGTGRARAGSIRSPIWRSGGVTFAAKPQDHSQKVNKKMYRGAIRSILSELVRQERLIVVEKFGIEAPKTKELIAKLKEMELTDVLIVTAEVDENLFLAARNLYKVDVRDVAGIDPVSLIAFDKILMTADAVKQIEEMLA, from the coding sequence ATGGAATTGGTAATGAAAGACGCCAAGAGCGCTCTTGAAGTTTCCGAGACTACCTTCGGGCGCGAATTCAACGAAGCTCTGGTTCACCAGGTCGTCGTTGCATATGCCGCTGGTGCCCGTCAGGGTACTCGTGCGCAGCTGACTCGCTCTGAAGTGTCTGGTGGCGGCAAAAAGCCGTGGCGTCAGAAGGGTACTGGTCGTGCCCGTGCTGGCTCCATCCGTTCGCCCATCTGGCGTTCCGGTGGTGTGACTTTTGCTGCTAAGCCGCAAGATCACAGCCAGAAAGTAAACAAGAAGATGTACCGCGGCGCTATCCGTAGCATTCTGTCCGAGCTGGTACGTCAAGAGCGCCTGATCGTTGTCGAGAAATTCGGCATCGAAGCGCCGAAGACCAAAGAACTGATCGCCAAGCTGAAAGAGATGGAACTGACTGACGTTCTGATCGTGACTGCTGAAGTCGATGAGAACCTGTTCCTGGCTGCTCGCAACCTGTACAAGGTCGACGTGCGTGATGTTGCCGGTATCGACCCGGTCAGCCTGATCGCCTTCGACAAGATTCTGATGACTGCTGACGCAGTTAAGCAAATCGAGGAGATGCTGGCATGA
- the rpsJ gene encoding 30S ribosomal protein S10 has product MQNQRIRIRLKAFDHRLIDQSTAEIVETAKRTGAQVRGPIPLPTRKERFTVLISPHVNKDARDQYEIRTHKRLVDIVEPTDKTVDALMRLDLAAGVDVQISLG; this is encoded by the coding sequence ATGCAGAACCAAAGAATCCGTATCCGCCTGAAGGCTTTTGATCATCGCCTGATCGATCAATCCACTGCGGAAATCGTTGAAACTGCAAAGCGCACCGGCGCGCAGGTTCGCGGTCCTATTCCGCTGCCGACTCGCAAAGAGCGCTTCACCGTCCTGATCTCCCCGCACGTCAACAAAGATGCGCGTGATCAGTACGAGATCCGCACTCACAAGCGTCTGGTAGACATCGTTGAGCCGACTGACAAGACCGTAGACGCCCTGATGCGTCTGGATCTGGCAGCTGGTGTAGACGTCCAGATCAGCCTGGGTTAA
- the greB gene encoding transcription elongation factor GreB — protein MKTKLITREGYNKLKEELDFLWRQERPEVTKKVAWAASLGDRSENADYQYNKKRLREIDRRVRYLRKCLEELGIVDYAPAQEGKVFFGAWVEVENEEGETKRFRIVGYDEIFERKDYISIDSPMARALLKKEVGDEAIVRTPVGDACWYINAISYPK, from the coding sequence ATGAAGACAAAGCTGATCACCCGTGAAGGCTACAACAAGCTGAAAGAAGAGCTCGATTTCCTCTGGCGTCAGGAGCGACCCGAGGTCACCAAGAAAGTAGCCTGGGCTGCCAGCCTGGGAGATCGCAGCGAAAATGCCGACTACCAGTACAACAAGAAGCGGCTGCGGGAGATCGACCGGCGGGTGCGCTACCTGCGTAAATGCCTCGAAGAGCTGGGAATTGTCGATTATGCCCCCGCGCAGGAGGGCAAGGTCTTCTTCGGCGCCTGGGTTGAAGTGGAAAACGAAGAGGGCGAGACCAAGCGCTTTCGCATCGTCGGCTATGACGAGATCTTCGAGCGCAAGGATTACATCTCCATCGACTCCCCCATGGCCCGCGCCCTGCTCAAGAAAGAGGTCGGGGACGAAGCCATCGTCCGTACGCCTGTGGGTGACGCCTGCTGGTATATCAACGCAATCAGCTACCCCAAATAG
- the rplW gene encoding 50S ribosomal protein L23 — MIREERLLKVLKAPHISEKSTMVAEKQNTIVFKVAVDATKAEVKAAVAKLFEVEVETVRTLNMKGKTKRSGARVGRRSDWKKAYVTLKAGQDIDFMGAAE; from the coding sequence ATGATCCGCGAAGAACGTCTGTTGAAAGTTCTGAAGGCTCCGCACATCTCTGAAAAGAGCACCATGGTCGCAGAAAAGCAGAACACTATCGTGTTCAAAGTTGCTGTTGATGCCACCAAGGCGGAAGTCAAAGCTGCAGTTGCGAAACTGTTCGAGGTCGAAGTTGAGACCGTCCGTACCCTGAACATGAAGGGTAAGACCAAGCGCTCAGGTGCGCGTGTAGGCCGTCGTTCCGATTGGAAAAAGGCTTATGTGACCCTGAAAGCTGGTCAGGACATCGACTTCATGGGCGCAGCCGAGTAA
- the envZ gene encoding two-component system sensor histidine kinase EnvZ: MKKVGSMFSRMLWFLAAVLVVYQAVSYVTFYNYLLAPTVKQISHLLANQVKLIFPVNTEQLALSEDAELVYVTTGTDIYTQSEAVPHGFNDAKPYPYLEENISRELGGPAKVRVEIQDHYIIWIQPPQASNIWVRIPLTEIEDDDIEPLIIYLSVLLVITLFAAWRFARQLVRPLEDLEAGAVAVARGNFPDALGEQGSREVRRLTRTFNHMSCSIKRLIEERNLMMAGVSHDLRTPLTRIRLATEMMSSGDENLKESINADIDESNAIIDQFIDYIRPDEGQDMEQIDLTQLVHDTLLIYSEQGLEVDLALPREAVRVACNPVSIRRVLNNLSSNSLRYGASRLHAELKDDGHWVRLRLSDDGPGIAEQDYSRVLKPFTQGNVARTVGGSGLGLAIVAKIVAQHHGTLRLGRSDLGGLLVEMRLPKHQPQEWMD, from the coding sequence ATGAAAAAGGTCGGCAGCATGTTCTCGCGCATGCTCTGGTTTCTGGCCGCCGTTCTGGTGGTCTATCAAGCGGTCTCCTACGTCACCTTCTACAACTATCTGCTGGCGCCTACCGTCAAGCAGATCAGCCACTTGCTGGCCAATCAGGTCAAGCTGATCTTTCCGGTCAACACTGAACAACTGGCGCTGAGTGAAGATGCCGAGCTGGTCTATGTGACGACCGGTACCGATATCTATACCCAGAGCGAGGCGGTGCCGCATGGCTTCAACGATGCCAAGCCGTACCCCTATCTGGAGGAGAACATCAGCCGCGAACTGGGTGGCCCGGCCAAGGTGCGGGTCGAGATCCAGGATCACTACATCATCTGGATCCAGCCGCCGCAGGCCAGCAACATCTGGGTGCGGATCCCGCTGACCGAGATTGAAGATGACGATATCGAACCCCTCATCATCTATCTGAGCGTGCTGCTGGTGATCACCCTGTTTGCGGCCTGGCGCTTTGCCCGGCAGTTGGTTCGTCCGCTGGAGGATCTGGAGGCCGGCGCCGTAGCCGTGGCGCGCGGCAACTTTCCCGATGCACTGGGGGAACAGGGGTCGCGGGAGGTACGCCGACTGACCCGGACCTTCAACCATATGTCGTGCTCCATCAAACGCTTGATCGAGGAGCGTAACCTGATGATGGCCGGGGTCTCGCATGACTTGCGCACCCCGCTGACCCGCATCCGGCTGGCCACCGAGATGATGTCCTCCGGTGACGAGAACCTCAAGGAGAGCATCAACGCCGATATCGATGAGTCCAACGCCATCATCGATCAGTTCATCGACTACATCCGCCCCGATGAGGGACAGGATATGGAGCAGATCGACCTGACCCAGCTGGTGCACGATACCCTGCTGATCTATTCGGAGCAGGGGCTGGAGGTCGATCTGGCGCTGCCGCGAGAGGCGGTGCGGGTGGCCTGCAATCCGGTTAGCATCCGGCGGGTGTTGAACAACCTCTCAAGCAACTCGTTGCGTTATGGGGCAAGCAGGCTACATGCCGAGTTGAAGGACGATGGGCACTGGGTGCGCTTGCGCCTCTCCGATGATGGTCCCGGCATTGCGGAGCAGGACTACTCCCGGGTGCTCAAGCCCTTTACTCAGGGCAATGTGGCGCGCACCGTCGGCGGCAGTGGCTTGGGGTTGGCCATCGTGGCCAAGATCGTCGCCCAGCACCATGGCACTCTCCGGCTGGGGCGCTCGGATCTCGGCGGCTTGCTGGTCGAGATGCGACTGCCGAAACATCAGCCACAGGAGTGGATGGATTGA
- the ompR gene encoding two-component system response regulator OmpR, translated as MSQQQYKVLVVDDDLKLRSLLERYLTEQGFVVRGVANGEQADRLLTRENFSLMVLDLMLPGEDGLSICRRLREAGNQIPVLMLTAKGDEVDRIVGLEMGADDYLPKPFNPRELLARIRAVLRRHTVELPGAPSAAEKVVNFGAFQLNLATRDLSRDGEPMALTSGEFAVLKVLVSHPREPLSRDKLMNLARGREYTATERSIDVQVSRLRRLLEQDPAQPRYLQTVWGLGYVFVPDGDGA; from the coding sequence ATGAGTCAGCAGCAATACAAGGTTCTGGTCGTGGACGATGACCTGAAATTACGTTCCCTGTTGGAGCGCTATCTCACCGAGCAGGGATTTGTGGTGCGCGGCGTGGCCAATGGCGAACAGGCCGATCGCTTGCTGACGCGTGAAAACTTCAGCCTGATGGTGCTCGACCTGATGTTGCCGGGGGAGGATGGGCTCTCCATCTGCCGTCGTCTGCGGGAAGCGGGCAACCAGATCCCGGTGCTGATGCTCACTGCCAAGGGGGATGAGGTGGATCGCATCGTCGGGCTCGAGATGGGGGCCGATGATTATCTGCCCAAGCCATTTAATCCCCGCGAACTGCTGGCGCGGATCCGTGCCGTGCTGCGTCGCCATACTGTCGAGCTGCCGGGGGCCCCCTCTGCCGCAGAGAAAGTCGTCAACTTTGGGGCCTTCCAGCTCAATCTGGCTACTCGCGATCTGAGCCGGGATGGTGAGCCGATGGCGCTCACCAGCGGTGAATTTGCGGTGCTCAAGGTGCTGGTCAGCCATCCGCGCGAACCGCTCTCCCGCGACAAGCTGATGAATCTGGCCCGTGGCCGTGAATACACTGCCACCGAGCGCAGCATCGACGTGCAGGTTTCCCGCTTGCGCCGCCTGCTGGAGCAGGATCCGGCCCAGCCCCGCTATCTGCAGACTGTCTGGGGGTTGGGGTATGTGTTCGTGCCAGATGGTGACGGTGCATGA
- the rplC gene encoding 50S ribosomal protein L3, which yields MTIGLVGRKVGMTRIFTEDGVSIPVTVIEVEANRVTQVKSVETDGYNAIQVTTGAKKASRVTKPEAGHFAKAGVEAGRGLWEFRLNNGETFTVGSELKVDLLADVKLVDVTGTSKGKGFAGTVKRHNFRTQDMTHGNSLSHRVPGSIGQNQTPGRVFKGKKMAGHMGAERVTTQNLELVRVDAERNLLLIKGAVPGATNGNVIVKPAVKA from the coding sequence ATGACAATCGGTCTTGTAGGTCGCAAAGTGGGTATGACTCGCATCTTCACTGAAGATGGCGTTTCTATCCCGGTGACTGTTATCGAAGTTGAAGCTAACCGTGTAACTCAGGTCAAATCTGTAGAAACCGACGGCTACAACGCTATTCAGGTTACCACTGGCGCCAAGAAAGCCAGCCGTGTGACCAAGCCGGAAGCTGGCCACTTCGCCAAAGCTGGTGTAGAAGCCGGTCGCGGTCTGTGGGAATTCCGCCTGAACAACGGTGAAACTTTCACTGTTGGTAGCGAGCTGAAAGTAGATCTTCTCGCTGACGTTAAGCTGGTAGACGTTACTGGCACATCCAAAGGTAAAGGCTTTGCTGGTACTGTTAAGCGCCACAACTTCCGCACCCAGGATATGACCCACGGTAACTCCTTGTCTCACCGCGTTCCGGGTTCTATCGGTCAGAACCAGACTCCGGGTCGTGTATTCAAGGGCAAAAAGATGGCTGGTCACATGGGTGCTGAGCGTGTAACGACTCAGAACCTGGAACTGGTTCGTGTTGACGCTGAACGCAACCTGCTGCTCATCAAAGGCGCAGTACCGGGTGCAACCAACGGCAACGTGATCGTCAAACCTGCCGTCAAAGCGTAA